The genomic region TACTCTCTCAGCTGCTCTAAATCCTCTTCACCTTCTAGCTCTTCTATTACATATTCTTCCGTGTATTCATCCTCACATTCGCATTCATCACCGCAGTCACAACAGCACTCGCAGCAACAGCAACAGCTGCAGCAGCAGTTGTGAGAAGAGTGCCCATGTCCGGTATGATGATGGCCATGACAGCAGCAATGATGGGAATGATGATTATGACTTCCGCAGCACATAATTTCACCTCCTTTGTGATCCATTTTTTCAAAAACCTGTTTTGCCGGTTTTCTTTCTCAGCCTCTGCGGCCATAAAAACAGAGCTGGGGTAGATCCATAAGATAAGCCAGCCCGGTTATGGTGTTGCCGTAAAAGGCAAAATCCTTATTCTGTTCAGCGAACAATTCGAGAAGTTTTCCGGCAGAACCGTTGATCATTGTCGAGCCAGTAACCAGGACAAAACCGCTTTTTTTGATCAAACGGCGGTTGAATTTCTCTCCGTTTCTTACTTCGATTCCGTAATCACTACCGCCGATCCTATCCTGATTAAGATCTGTCACCAGAATATTATTGCTACCAAAAGTTTTTGCTGCAGCTTCCAGAAAGGCGGGCTGAAAACCTATGAGACCGATAGTTTGCAATTCCCCGTGGTTGGTCTTTATCCAGGCCATAATTTCTTCTGCACAATCTTCCATATCATCATCGCGGCAGTGCACTGTTTTTTCGATAAGATCAAGATCCCTCAGCACAACATTGATAGCCGCCACCAAAAGAGCCCGGCGGTAGCTGCTGTCCAGATCAAAGGATAAAATCTCTTCCAGCGTTCCTTCATACTCTCCCGGTTGATCGGTAAAGGCCTGACCGCGACTGTTCTTAAATTTTGCTTCGATCATGACTTCCTCTCCCTGCAGCAGGGGAAAGTCCTGACGTTCAGGATGACCTATCGCCTCTTCTGGGTCCAGTCCTTCAGCTGTAATCTTTATATTCTCGGTGCTTAAATTATTTTCTGCGACCAATTCCTCGAATTTTTCTCTTGCTTCGATAATTACTGGCAAATCTATCTCCCCTTTCCCGCAAACTGAAAATTAAAAATCGCTCAGTTACAGCAATCCCTCTCGTGATCCTCCTGGCATTCTGGCGGAACATCTATATGATCCTCCAGGTTCTCCAGCATTAATCCAATTTTTTTCAGATTTTGTTCTTTAACGTGATAATGAACCCAGTAACTGATCTTTTCTCCCACTACCAGATCTGCCTCCCTCAGCACCTTGAGATGTTGAGATATAGCAGCCTCGGAAAGCTCAAGCCTATGAGCCAGGGCGTTTACACAGTAGTTTTCGCGCCTCAGCAAAACAATTATTTTTAACCTGTTTTCATCCGCCAGGGCTTTTAAAGCGGGAAGCAGATTCATATCATCTTCACCTCTATTCGCCATAAAATAAATTCATCCTATTATTTTTGACGGTATTTGATTAGCTTTTAGCTTAATTAAATTATAATAAACTTAAACGTATTTGTCAAAAAAAATATAAACCCCCTGTATTATCTATTATCCAGCCGGAGAGGGGGCATTCTCCCGGGCGGTCAAAATTAGACTTCCAAAAAGTTCACGAAAGCAGGGACGATCTTCAACCAGAGCTTCAGGATGCCACTGAACTCCAATGACAAACTTTTTTTCCGTAGATTCAACCGCTTCTACAGTCCCCTCTTCTGTCCGGGCAGCCACCTGCAGAGATTCTCCCAGATCCTTAACGGCCTGGTGATGGCGCGAATTCACTTTTAATTTATCATAAGAATACAAAACCTCAAACAGCTGGGTTCCTTTTTCTATAAGAACTTCATGGTGTTGAAAATTTTCTTTTTCTTCGGCGAAGTGAAGCTGACTGCCCAGATCCTGATAAAGCGTTCCTCCCAGCCCCACATTGATCAGCTGCATTCCCCGGCATATCCCCAGCACCGGCAGGTCGGAGCGATAGGTCCGGCGAAAAAATTCAAGCTCCCATCTGTCCCGGCTGATATCCACCTTTTTCAGCCGATCACCGGGCTCTTCCCCGTAGCATTCTGGAGATATGTCCTGTCCTCCGGTGAGCAGAAGTCCATCAATTATCTCCAGATAATTCTCGGTCTCCTCGAGATTATCCATGATCGGTATGGGGAGTGGAACTCCTCCAGCTCTTTCTATTGCATCGATATAATTACAGCCGATCTTGCCGTAGCAGGACCGGGGATTTTTCTGAGTCTGCCTGTAGGTGGTAATCCCGATCAGCGGTTTGGAAATAGTTATCCCTCCCAGAATTGTGATCCAGAATTATGTTTTGAATAAATCTTTTATTTTTGTTTTAAAAATTTGTAACATTAGTTTAAATATGATATTCTCCACTTGAAGATGATACTTATGATACTCTAACAGAAGATCGGCAGATTAATTGAGCTCAACCCCATAAAATTAATTGGAGGTGATATAAAATGGCAGATAAAGAAAACAAAGTTCCGGAGAATGTAGAAGGTCCTTTTTATGTGGATGAAGAATGTATAGCCTGCGAGATGTGTATCGACGATGCTCCCCGAAATTTTGACCTGGCCGATGAGGGTCACGCCTACGTTAAAAAACAGCCTGAATCCGAAGTGCAAAAGGAAGCCTGTGAGGAAGCCCTGATGAACTGTCCTGTAGATGCAATAGGAGATGACGGTTAAAAATGCTCAAATTGTCTGCTTATTAAACTAAATTGTCTGCCTATTAAACTATTTTTATTTCTCTGAATAGATATTAACAAACGCAGATGTTCTCCTTCAGTAAACTAATAACTACGAAACTGGAAGGCCCCTGCTCGAAAAAATTCAAATCCGGAGCAGGGGTTTATTCTTGCCTGAATTAAAACAATTCCCCTCGAAACCAGCTGTCGGCTTTCCCTACCGCCTCAGTCATTTCAACCAGTTCTCGGCGATAATCATAATAGGAGTTCAGCAGATCTGCAGCCGCCTGATAATAATTGAGTTCCAGCAAATTGTATTCATAGCGGCTTATCATCTCCGCTTCCAGCATATGATCTCCGTCGGATAGTCTCCTTTCGGCCAGATCCAGCTGCGATTTTTGCCGTCTTAGCTCGCGATGTGCGGCCTTAAGTTCCTGCTGCTGAGATTTTACCTCCAATTTAATATCCTCTTCAGCCCCCGCCAGCTGTTCCTTACGGGCACTGCGCTCCGATTCAAGCTCGGCCATTTCTGCCTCCTCCAGCCCTGAGTCGTGAAAATTATATTCGAGCGAGAAACCTATCTGCCAGGAAGATTGCGATTCATAGTTTATTGGTCCGGTTTCCGGAGAAGTTGGCCAGGTAATCGGAGTAGAACCAGGATTAACTCTGAAATTCTCAATTTCGGGCAGAGTGGTATCAAATCTGTTCACCCCTGCTGTAAATCTGCCCGTTTCGTCCACCGTCATGCGCAGAGAAGTATCGATATCATCCTGGTAAAAAGATACTCCACCGGCCAGATCCGGGCGCTGTTCTTCCTCGATCTTTTCCCGCTCGGCAGCTATCAAATCGAGCTCCTGCTCCAGCCTGTCCAGCTCCCTGCGCCGATCGCGGGCCATATCCTGACTCTCCTCGATCTCCCAGGGCCAGAAGTTGTTCTCTCCGGGAACATCCAGCCGGCAGGCTGAGTCAAGCTCACGTGGCTCGGGCAGACGAAGATAACTATCACTGGCCACCTCCCGCCTGAGATTTTCCCGGCTGAGCCGGAAGGCTTCCCGGGCATCTTTCAAAGCATCTTCAGCCTCATCAGCCTGCAGCTTGACCTCTTCCAGCTCAGTTTGTATGGCTTTTTCAGCCTCGATCAGGTGTCTTTTTTCCTCCACCTGCTCCCTTCTGACTTCAGCGGCAATCTCGGCCAGCTCCAGTCCTACCTGAGCCTGACGCAGCTCGTAAAAGGCTTCAGCCACGGAAGATATGATCTTTTCCTCTTCCCGGGTAAGTTCCAGCTTCTTATCCTCTTTTTCCAGTTTTAAAGCCTCCCGGCGGAAAGCAGTATCCCCGTCATCCCACAGGCTGCGGCTGGCACCTAAAGTAAGACTTAAAGCAGCAATTTCGTCGTCAACTTCCTCCGCCAGCTCCGCCTCAACAGGACTATTATCCTCTTCATCCAGATACTGCAGTGAATCATAGAATACATTAACCATCTCGGGAGTTCTCAGCACCCTGACATCTCCTCTAATATCAGCCTGCCAGTCCAGACCGCTTTCCAGCTGTTTTTGCCGCTGGCGGGCTGCCTCCAGCTCGTATTCCAGTTCACTGTGTCGGTGATTTTCGACCAGAGCGGTATCTATAAGATCCTGCAGTCTTTCTTCGGCCGGTTCGGGCTGCCCGGTGCCGGTTTCAGCTGCTCTCACCGAACTTAAGAAAGGTATTCCGGCCGCGAGAAAGCAGAAAAACTGCAGAATTATTGCTATAATAATGATCGTCAAATTTCTGTCTTTGATGTTCAACTGTTTTCACCCCCGCTGCCAAATAACCGACGGGTTAAATCATCGAAGGTCGTGTAAAGCATGGGCAATAATACCAGCGTAGAAAAGGTCGAGACGACAAGCCCCCCAATCACTGCCGTGGCTATGGGGGCCTGAATTTCGGAGCCCTCGCCAAAACCCAGGGCCAGAGGAAACATGGCCAGTACGGTCGTCAGCGTCGTCATCAAAATGGGTCTTAATCTGATCTGACAGGCCCGGGATATGGCATCAGTTCGCGAACCTTCTTCAGTTTTAGTTATTTCCCGGTTGATATAATCGAGCAGCACAATCGCGTTATTGACCACAATACCGACCATCATAATCACTCCTATATAGGAAGCCACATTAAGACTCCTGCCGGTTATAATCAGACCATAAATAACTCCCACGATGCCAAAGGGAACGCTGAGGATGATGATCAGAGGCTGCCAGTAAGATTCAAATTGAGCGGCCAGCAGCATAAAGACTATTATTATGGCCAGCATCATGGCTAAAAAGAGATCCTCAAAAGCTTCCCGCATCCACTGAGTCTCGCTGCCGAATTCGTAATTAACTCCGGCGGGAAATTCGACCGTCTCCATTTCGACCTCTATACCATCCACAGCCGAACCCAAATCGACCCCGGAATAATCGGAATATACCGAAACGGCATCGGTCTGATCTATTCTTCTCAATTCCACCGGACTTTCCCCCCGGCGAATCTCAGTAATCTGATCCAGCGGCAAAACACGCCCGGCTCTGTTGGCCAGAGGCATGGTTTCCAGCCGGGAAACATCATCCCGTATCTCCTGGCCATAACGCAGCCTGAGATCTATCATGTCATCATCTTCACCGTCATCCTCATCAAACCTGGTAACAACAGTTCCCTCTACCGCTACATTCACCGCTTCAGCTATTCCCGCCGCGCTCAAACCATAATTACCGGCTTTACGCCGGTTAACATCAATTTGAAGTTCGGGACGGGGATCACCTATGCTGGTGCCCACATCGGCGGTATATTCCAGATCCCTGACAATCTCTTCCAGCTGTAAACTCAGCTCTTCCAGTTCATCTCTATCCGCTCCCATAACATCGACAACTATCGGGGCCTGCTCTAAATCGCCTCCGCCGGTAACCACAGAAAGGTTGCTGGCCTGCAGATCCGCTTCCAGCGGTATACTCTCAAGTTTTCTGACATTTTCAACATAATACGGAGTGCGGTGATCACGCTCATCCAGATCGACAAGACCTAGGGTAATCCGGGCATCCGAAGAAATACCATTGTGACCCACAATGGATTGAATATTTTCAACCTCCGGCCACTCTTTTAATTCCTCTTCTATTCCGATCACTGTCTCTTCGGTATCAGCCAGAGTGGTTCCAGGCGGCATATCCAGCCTTATGTCGATAAGTCCTTCGTCCAGTTCAGGCAAAAATTCCTGACCCACCAGTCCGGCTGCAAAAACTGTAACACCGAAAACAGCCAGCACCAGCAAAAACCCTATCAATCTATGGGATAAAACCAGCCTTATTCCTCGATCATAATATTTTTTTATCCTTTCGAGTATGCGATTGACGATGCTGTTTTGCTGACGTTCTCTTACCTTAGCAAAATCTGTACGCACCAGAAGTTTGACCGCCAGCATCGGTATAAGGGTAAGAGCCGTAAAAAGCGAAATCATAAGAGAAAATGCCACGCTAAAAGATAAATCCCGGAAAATCTCTCCGGCAATTCCCTCTATAAAGACCACCGGCAGAAAAACAGCCATGGTGGTAATGGTGGAAGCTGCGATCGGCCCTCCAACCTCTGAAGCCCCATCAACAGAAGCTCGACGGATATCGTAACCCTGCTCGCCAAATCTGAATATATTTTCAGATACGACCACGGAATTATCGACCAGCATTCCCGCTCCCAGGGCCAAACCGCCCAGGGTCATAAGATTTAAGTTAAGACCGAACTGATCCATCAGAAAGAAAGTGGCCATAAAAGACACCGGAATATTGACAGCAACCAGCATGGTGGTGAGAAAGTTATTGAGAAAAAGAAAAAGTATAATAACTGCCAGTATGCCGCCCACCACCGCGTTATTTATCACCGTGGAGATAGCAATGCCGATATAATCTGCCTGGTCCTGAATCGTGGTGAATTCAAGCTCCCTATCGAGTCGGGCCGTGACGTCTGAGAGAGCATTTTGAACTCCCCTCACCGTCTCCACAGTGTTGGCATCAGCCTCCTGATGAATCTCCAGTCCCAGACTCTTTTCCCCGTCCTGTCTGACGATGGTATTCTGATCGGTAAAACCGTCTTCGATAACCGCAATCTCATCCAGATAAAACAGCGATCCTCCGCTCCCGGAAACAGGTACACTTCCTATCTCAGCAAAATTATCAAACCTGCCCAGAGTTCTTACCAGCAGCTCTTCCCGGCCGGCCGGAGTTACATCCCCTCCCGGCAAATCCAGATTGGCCGCGGGAATGGCCTCCATCACTTCAAAAAGAGCTATATCGTGGCGCTTCAATCTGTCCGGTTTTAATTCAACCTGAATCTCTCTTTCCCTGCCGCCCAAAATTTCAACCGAGGCCACCCCGGGCTGCCTTTCCAGCTCTGGAACCACATCATTGTCCAGTGTACGGCGAACATCTACCAGTTCCCCCTCTCCGGTAACTCCCATTTCCAGCACCGGCATTTCGGTAGGGTCGTATTGCAAAGCATAGGGGCTGTCAGCATCATCAGGCAGCTCATCCCGCACAATATCTATCTGCTCCCGGACATCCTGAATGGCAAAATCCAGATCAGTTCCCCAGTCGAACTCGAGCAGAATTTGAGCTCTTCCTTCCTCTGAGATAGCCGTTATCGTATCCAGTCCGGAAACAGCCTGCAGAGATTCCTCCAGCGGTCTCACCACAAGATCTTCGACCTCAGAGGGGCCGGCTCCGGGATAGTCAGCCACAACCACGATAACCGGCATATCCAGCTCCGGCAGAAGCTCCAGAGGCAGCCTGGTCAGCCCTATAAAACCGAGCAAAATCAAAAGAGCTATAACCATGGTGACAGCAACAGGTTTTTTGACCGCTATATCTGGTAATATCAACTGTCAACCACCTCTATCAATTCTGCCGGATGACCGTGATAATATTCGTCCTTCGCTTCATAAACGATCAGATCTCCTTTTTCCAGATCCCCTGCAATTTCAACTTTGTCCTCGCTGCGAGAAATGATCTCTACCTCAACCTCTTTCAGCATTTCCGACTCCACCAGGTATATTTTCGGATTATCATTTTCTACAAGAGCAGAACTGGGAATTTCAAGATAATCATTCTCCTCTGTCGTTATGCGGGCTTCTCCATATTCACCCGCCCGCAATCTGCTGTCAGGATTGGGCAGGGCTATATTGAATTCGAACTGCCCCGACCCCTCATCTGCTGCCGGATATATTTCATCTACCATGCCCCGGAAAGTCTCTTCCGGGTGGGAATCGAAGCTGAGCTCAGCCGGCTGACCCCGACGAATATCTGCTGCCCGGCCCGCTGTAGTCTCCACGGAAAATTTGAGCTCTTCCATCTCCATGATCACGGCCAGCACGGTATCATCACCGACCAGAGCTCCTTCATCGATGGGAAGCTCGCCGATAGTACCCTCCACCGGCGCGGTCACCTTAAGATCCTGCTGATCCACTCTGGCCTTTTCCAGCTCGTACTCAGCTTCAGCTATAGCTGCTTTTAAAATATCGATTTCTTCCGGTCGGGCCCCCTGCTCGGACATCTCCAGACTCTGTTCGGCTGTTTTGTATTCAGCCCGGGCCTCATTCAGCCTCTGTTCGGCTTCATCCAGCTCCGTTTTGGGCGCGACGTCGTGCTCATAGAGATATTTGACTCTTCTGTGATGATCTTCTGCAATCTCAAAACTTTCCCGGGCTGCCTCATATCGGGCTTCAACCTGTTTTAACTCCTCTTTTCTGGCTCCGGCCTCAGCCATTTCGAGCTCTTTTTCGATCTGTTCCAGAGCCTTTTCTCCGGCTTTAATGCCCAGATCAAGCTTTTCTGCCTCGAGTCTGGCTATCCGATCTCCCGTTTCAACCCTGTCTCCGATATCAGGATATATTTCGATAAGATCTCCCCCAATTCCGGGCATAACCCGGGCCGCGCCTGCCGGTTTGGTAAATCCCTCGAAATATTTTTTTCCACTCCCAACTTCCTCGTCAACCCGGAAAACTTCTATCCCTTCTTCATTTTTTTCGGCTGTTTCTGCAGCTGCATCTCCGGCAAAAATCGCCGAAAAAATCAAAAGCATTAAAAGACACAAAAATATAAGCGGCAATAAATTATTATTCAAAGTTTCGATACTCTCAACCTTTGCTTTTATCGTTTTAGTCCTCAGCATAACTTAACCCTCCGCAGCAGGCAATTAATTTTTAATAAATTTGATAAGCATTTCAATCCAAACTCTGCAGGCTCGCTCCCGCGACAAACCACAGGGACCCCGCAGATAGTCCCAGCTTTCAGGAGAGAGCGCGGTTTCCAGCCCATAAAGCAAGTCTTCCATTCTCTCGGCATCGTATTTTTCTTCCATGTGTTTTCCAAAATGTTGGGCCAATCTGTTCTTAAGTGTCTGACTTCGCATCCGATTTAACTTTTTGCGAACATCTGCCGGCAGTCCCTTTTCTGAAAGGACTTTTCTAATCGAAGCAGTGTATTCATACACAGAACTGAGATAAGACACGAAATTTTTTAGATTTTTGCGTTCTATCTCTTCGCTCAGTTCGATCGGTTTCGGCGGCGAAAATTTTTCCCGCAGAAGTTCAATCTGATGATGATAGGCTTCAGCTACCAGCTGATCAAGATTTTCAAAATAACGGAAGATCGAACGACGGGAAACCTCAGCCTCTTCCGCTATTTTCTCCGGCGAGGGCAGGGTGGAATTTTTTTCAATAAGCTGTAAAAAAGCATCCAGCACTTTCCTTCTATTCCTGGATTTGCGGCTTTTCCTGCCATCTTCTCCC from Halarsenatibacter silvermanii harbors:
- a CDS encoding gamma-glutamyl-gamma-aminobutyrate hydrolase family protein; its protein translation is MTILGGITISKPLIGITTYRQTQKNPRSCYGKIGCNYIDAIERAGGVPLPIPIMDNLEETENYLEIIDGLLLTGGQDISPECYGEEPGDRLKKVDISRDRWELEFFRRTYRSDLPVLGICRGMQLINVGLGGTLYQDLGSQLHFAEEKENFQHHEVLIEKGTQLFEVLYSYDKLKVNSRHHQAVKDLGESLQVAARTEEGTVEAVESTEKKFVIGVQWHPEALVEDRPCFRELFGSLILTARENAPSPAG
- a CDS encoding ArsR/SmtB family transcription factor translates to MANRGEDDMNLLPALKALADENRLKIIVLLRRENYCVNALAHRLELSEAAISQHLKVLREADLVVGEKISYWVHYHVKEQNLKKIGLMLENLEDHIDVPPECQEDHERDCCN
- a CDS encoding efflux RND transporter permease subunit yields the protein MILPDIAVKKPVAVTMVIALLILLGFIGLTRLPLELLPELDMPVIVVVADYPGAGPSEVEDLVVRPLEESLQAVSGLDTITAISEEGRAQILLEFDWGTDLDFAIQDVREQIDIVRDELPDDADSPYALQYDPTEMPVLEMGVTGEGELVDVRRTLDNDVVPELERQPGVASVEILGGREREIQVELKPDRLKRHDIALFEVMEAIPAANLDLPGGDVTPAGREELLVRTLGRFDNFAEIGSVPVSGSGGSLFYLDEIAVIEDGFTDQNTIVRQDGEKSLGLEIHQEADANTVETVRGVQNALSDVTARLDRELEFTTIQDQADYIGIAISTVINNAVVGGILAVIILFLFLNNFLTTMLVAVNIPVSFMATFFLMDQFGLNLNLMTLGGLALGAGMLVDNSVVVSENIFRFGEQGYDIRRASVDGASEVGGPIAASTITTMAVFLPVVFIEGIAGEIFRDLSFSVAFSLMISLFTALTLIPMLAVKLLVRTDFAKVRERQQNSIVNRILERIKKYYDRGIRLVLSHRLIGFLLVLAVFGVTVFAAGLVGQEFLPELDEGLIDIRLDMPPGTTLADTEETVIGIEEELKEWPEVENIQSIVGHNGISSDARITLGLVDLDERDHRTPYYVENVRKLESIPLEADLQASNLSVVTGGGDLEQAPIVVDVMGADRDELEELSLQLEEIVRDLEYTADVGTSIGDPRPELQIDVNRRKAGNYGLSAAGIAEAVNVAVEGTVVTRFDEDDGEDDDMIDLRLRYGQEIRDDVSRLETMPLANRAGRVLPLDQITEIRRGESPVELRRIDQTDAVSVYSDYSGVDLGSAVDGIEVEMETVEFPAGVNYEFGSETQWMREAFEDLFLAMMLAIIIVFMLLAAQFESYWQPLIIILSVPFGIVGVIYGLIITGRSLNVASYIGVIMMVGIVVNNAIVLLDYINREITKTEEGSRTDAISRACQIRLRPILMTTLTTVLAMFPLALGFGEGSEIQAPIATAVIGGLVVSTFSTLVLLPMLYTTFDDLTRRLFGSGGENS
- a CDS encoding TolC family protein, whose translation is MNIKDRNLTIIIIAIILQFFCFLAAGIPFLSSVRAAETGTGQPEPAEERLQDLIDTALVENHRHSELEYELEAARQRQKQLESGLDWQADIRGDVRVLRTPEMVNVFYDSLQYLDEEDNSPVEAELAEEVDDEIAALSLTLGASRSLWDDGDTAFRREALKLEKEDKKLELTREEEKIISSVAEAFYELRQAQVGLELAEIAAEVRREQVEEKRHLIEAEKAIQTELEEVKLQADEAEDALKDAREAFRLSRENLRREVASDSYLRLPEPRELDSACRLDVPGENNFWPWEIEESQDMARDRRRELDRLEQELDLIAAEREKIEEEQRPDLAGGVSFYQDDIDTSLRMTVDETGRFTAGVNRFDTTLPEIENFRVNPGSTPITWPTSPETGPINYESQSSWQIGFSLEYNFHDSGLEEAEMAELESERSARKEQLAGAEEDIKLEVKSQQQELKAAHRELRRQKSQLDLAERRLSDGDHMLEAEMISRYEYNLLELNYYQAAADLLNSYYDYRRELVEMTEAVGKADSWFRGELF
- a CDS encoding Rossmann-like domain-containing protein; its protein translation is MPVIIEAREKFEELVAENNLSTENIKITAEGLDPEEAIGHPERQDFPLLQGEEVMIEAKFKNSRGQAFTDQPGEYEGTLEEILSFDLDSSYRRALLVAAINVVLRDLDLIEKTVHCRDDDMEDCAEEIMAWIKTNHGELQTIGLIGFQPAFLEAAAKTFGSNNILVTDLNQDRIGGSDYGIEVRNGEKFNRRLIKKSGFVLVTGSTMINGSAGKLLELFAEQNKDFAFYGNTITGLAYLMDLPQLCFYGRRG
- a CDS encoding ferredoxin, coding for MADKENKVPENVEGPFYVDEECIACEMCIDDAPRNFDLADEGHAYVKKQPESEVQKEACEEALMNCPVDAIGDDG
- a CDS encoding efflux RND transporter periplasmic adaptor subunit produces the protein MLRTKTIKAKVESIETLNNNLLPLIFLCLLMLLIFSAIFAGDAAAETAEKNEEGIEVFRVDEEVGSGKKYFEGFTKPAGAARVMPGIGGDLIEIYPDIGDRVETGDRIARLEAEKLDLGIKAGEKALEQIEKELEMAEAGARKEELKQVEARYEAARESFEIAEDHHRRVKYLYEHDVAPKTELDEAEQRLNEARAEYKTAEQSLEMSEQGARPEEIDILKAAIAEAEYELEKARVDQQDLKVTAPVEGTIGELPIDEGALVGDDTVLAVIMEMEELKFSVETTAGRAADIRRGQPAELSFDSHPEETFRGMVDEIYPAADEGSGQFEFNIALPNPDSRLRAGEYGEARITTEENDYLEIPSSALVENDNPKIYLVESEMLKEVEVEIISRSEDKVEIAGDLEKGDLIVYEAKDEYYHGHPAELIEVVDS
- a CDS encoding TetR/AcrR family transcriptional regulator translates to MSAERPEEVKEDELQGEDGRKSRKSRNRRKVLDAFLQLIEKNSTLPSPEKIAEEAEVSRRSIFRYFENLDQLVAEAYHHQIELLREKFSPPKPIELSEEIERKNLKNFVSYLSSVYEYTASIRKVLSEKGLPADVRKKLNRMRSQTLKNRLAQHFGKHMEEKYDAERMEDLLYGLETALSPESWDYLRGPCGLSRERACRVWIEMLIKFIKN